In Salinisphaera sp. T31B1, the following are encoded in one genomic region:
- a CDS encoding aldo/keto reductase, with protein MEYKRLGTTGTRVSPLCLGTMTYGTPEWREWVLDEQASRPFIKQALDAGINFFDTADMYSLGESERVVGKALNDYAPREDFVLATKVYNPIGDGPNDRGLSRKHIMHAIDSSLTRLTTDHVDLYQIHRFDYDTPIEEFMEALHDVVKAGKARYIGASSMYAWQFAKCQHIAEINGWTKFVTMQPMYNLVYREEEREMLPQCMDQGVGVIPWSPLARGVLAGKKQGAEGESTRSQTDANTKKWNLGAVEADDQIIDALREVAQARGASMAQVALAWVRSNPAVTAPIIGASKSHHLEEAIASLDITLSDEEKTKLEAPYRPHPVAGHR; from the coding sequence ATGGAATACAAACGTCTGGGAACCACCGGCACACGCGTGTCGCCGCTGTGTCTGGGCACGATGACCTACGGCACGCCCGAGTGGCGCGAATGGGTGCTCGACGAACAGGCCAGCCGGCCGTTCATCAAACAGGCGCTGGATGCCGGTATCAATTTCTTCGATACCGCCGACATGTACTCGCTGGGCGAATCCGAACGCGTGGTCGGCAAGGCGCTCAACGACTATGCGCCGCGCGAGGATTTCGTGCTTGCGACCAAGGTCTACAACCCGATCGGCGACGGGCCCAACGACCGCGGTCTGTCGCGCAAGCACATCATGCATGCCATCGACTCGTCGCTGACACGCCTGACCACCGATCACGTGGATCTCTACCAGATCCACCGCTTCGACTACGACACCCCGATCGAGGAGTTCATGGAAGCGCTGCACGACGTGGTCAAGGCCGGCAAGGCCCGCTATATCGGCGCGTCTTCTATGTATGCCTGGCAGTTCGCCAAATGCCAGCACATCGCCGAGATCAATGGCTGGACCAAGTTCGTGACCATGCAGCCGATGTACAACCTGGTCTATCGCGAAGAAGAACGTGAAATGCTGCCCCAGTGCATGGACCAGGGCGTCGGCGTGATCCCCTGGAGCCCGCTGGCCCGCGGCGTGCTCGCCGGCAAGAAACAGGGCGCCGAGGGCGAGTCGACGCGCTCACAGACCGATGCCAACACCAAGAAATGGAATCTGGGCGCGGTCGAGGCCGACGATCAGATCATCGACGCGCTGCGCGAAGTGGCCCAGGCCCGCGGTGCCTCGATGGCACAGGTCGCTCTGGCGTGGGTGCGTTCCAACCCGGCAGTGACCGCACCAATCATCGGGGCCAGCAAGTCGCACCACCTGGAAGAAGCCATCGCCTCGCTGGATATCACCCTGAGCGACGAGGAGAAGACGAAGCTCGAAGCGCCCTACCGACCGCACCCGGTCGCCGGCCACCGCTGA
- a CDS encoding exopolysaccharide biosynthesis protein, with protein sequence MSDATTLTELLKTLESDGEGERLTLGEVLTVIGERGYGPLVLILALIAALPTGAVPGIPSVCGISIALVSAQLVFGKDYPWLPARLRRMSIDRQHYASVADRIMPWTRRLDRLVRPRMGWLTEGVATRVIGLSWVALGACMIPLELLPFAAAAPASAIAMMGLGLTGKDGYWVIAGLVPAAVGVWFVVKLIG encoded by the coding sequence ATGAGCGACGCCACCACCCTGACAGAACTGCTCAAGACGCTCGAGTCGGACGGCGAGGGCGAACGCCTGACGCTGGGTGAGGTGCTCACCGTCATCGGCGAGCGTGGCTATGGGCCGCTCGTGCTCATTCTGGCGCTGATCGCGGCGCTGCCGACCGGGGCGGTGCCGGGCATCCCGAGTGTCTGCGGCATCTCGATCGCTCTGGTCTCGGCCCAGCTGGTCTTCGGCAAGGACTACCCATGGCTGCCGGCCCGGCTGCGCCGTATGTCCATCGACCGTCAGCACTACGCTTCCGTGGCCGATCGCATCATGCCCTGGACTCGCCGGCTCGATCGGCTCGTCCGTCCGCGCATGGGCTGGCTGACCGAAGGCGTGGCTACACGTGTCATCGGGTTGAGCTGGGTCGCGCTGGGCGCCTGCATGATCCCGCTCGAATTATTGCCCTTCGCCGCGGCCGCACCGGCCAGCGCGATCGCCATGATGGGCCTCGGTCTGACAGGCAAGGATGGCTACTGGGTGATTGCGGGCCTGGTCCCGGCCGCCGTCGGGGTCTGGTTTGTCGTCAAGCTGATCGGTTGA
- the nei gene encoding endonuclease VIII yields the protein MPEGPEIRRMVDAIDTAVGGREARAVHFAFERLKGFESALSGRRVIGVAARGKAVLVTFAARGDDGQWCVYSHNQLYGQWRVGHADKPPATTRQLRFAIIGAERAARLYSASDIRLVRPDSLGEIPYLARLGPDPLNDAAIDHACLYRQFDDPRFRGRALGGLLLDQAFVAGIGNYLRSEILFEAALHPLRKPRTLGAEERTALAAAIVCLIERAYRLKGITNDPERAAELKRQGQRFAQRRHMVFNRAGHACYICRTPIDRTTVASRRLYLCPVCQPCPA from the coding sequence GTGCCCGAAGGTCCGGAAATACGACGCATGGTCGATGCCATCGATACCGCCGTCGGCGGGCGCGAGGCACGCGCCGTTCACTTTGCCTTCGAGCGGCTCAAGGGGTTCGAGTCGGCGCTGTCCGGTCGCCGTGTGATCGGTGTGGCCGCGCGTGGCAAGGCCGTGCTGGTGACCTTCGCCGCGCGTGGCGACGACGGCCAGTGGTGTGTCTACAGCCACAACCAGCTGTACGGCCAGTGGCGCGTCGGCCACGCCGATAAGCCACCGGCGACCACCCGCCAGCTGCGGTTCGCGATCATCGGTGCCGAACGCGCCGCCCGGCTGTACAGCGCGTCGGATATCCGTCTGGTCAGGCCCGACAGCCTTGGCGAGATTCCCTACCTGGCCCGGCTCGGCCCCGACCCGCTCAACGATGCTGCGATCGATCACGCGTGCCTTTACCGGCAATTCGACGACCCGCGATTCCGTGGGCGTGCATTGGGCGGGCTGCTGCTCGACCAGGCTTTCGTGGCCGGTATCGGCAATTATCTGCGCTCGGAGATTCTGTTCGAGGCCGCTCTGCATCCGTTGCGCAAGCCGCGCACGCTCGGTGCCGAAGAACGTACGGCCCTGGCGGCTGCCATTGTGTGTCTGATCGAGCGCGCCTATCGGCTCAAAGGCATCACCAACGACCCCGAGCGCGCCGCCGAGCTCAAGCGCCAAGGGCAGCGGTTCGCCCAGCGTCGGCACATGGTCTTCAACCGCGCGGGGCATGCCTGCTATATATGCCGCACACCGATCGACAGGACGACCGTGGCCAGCCGCCGGTTGTATCTGTGCCCGGTCTGCCAGCCGTGCCCGGCGTGA
- a CDS encoding YceI family protein has translation MRTLAVPALLALTGAASAAQTYTIDPGHTYGNFEIGHMGLSTMHGRIDVTGGEIVMDRQGDTSRVEVTLDPASVDTGHEKRDEHLRNEKGFFEVDQYPDMRFVSKRVTFDGDDEATVQGELTLHGVTRPVTLEVEDIVCKTNPMESSKYSCGFSAETTIRRSDFGMDAFIPLVADEVEIQIEAEASRPNEAA, from the coding sequence ATGCGAACTCTTGCGGTACCGGCACTGCTGGCTTTGACCGGCGCGGCGTCCGCGGCTCAGACCTATACCATTGATCCCGGCCATACCTACGGCAACTTCGAGATCGGCCATATGGGCCTGTCGACGATGCACGGACGTATCGACGTGACCGGCGGCGAGATCGTCATGGATCGCCAGGGCGATACCAGCCGTGTCGAAGTCACGCTCGACCCGGCAAGCGTCGATACCGGCCATGAAAAACGCGACGAACACCTGCGCAACGAGAAAGGCTTTTTCGAAGTCGATCAGTACCCCGACATGCGTTTCGTCTCCAAGCGCGTGACTTTCGACGGCGACGACGAGGCCACGGTCCAGGGCGAGTTGACCCTGCACGGCGTCACCCGGCCCGTCACCCTCGAGGTCGAGGACATCGTCTGCAAGACCAACCCGATGGAATCGTCGAAATACAGCTGTGGCTTTTCGGCCGAGACCACCATCCGACGCAGCGATTTCGGCATGGATGCGTTCATTCCGCTGGTGGCCGACGAAGTCGAGATTCAGATCGAAGCCGAGGCCAGCCGGCCGAACGAGGCGGCCTGA
- a CDS encoding NAD(P)/FAD-dependent oxidoreductase has protein sequence MEERHSPDVLVLGGGAAGLMCAAVAGARGRRVTVLEASNRCGKKILMSGGGRCNFTNMHSTPANFVSANPHFCKSALARYTPADFIAKVEARGIAYHEKERGQLFCDESSKHIVAMLLDDCAAAGVDVRLRCPVYSVVRDDEGRFEVRAEGFRARADAVVVATGGLSIPKMGASGIGFDIARAFGLAVHTPRPGLVPFVLSGEARQRFGTLSGIGLDVEATCGNTVFDAGLLFTHRGLSGPAMLQISSYWQPGDTVQVDFYNGEAAESWLRERRAARPNARLASVLAERLPRRLASCLCEGPADQALGNPRLKQIDEARLAAVAARLSAWPFQPETTEGYRTAEVTLGGVDTEVLSSSTLAAREVPGLYFIGEVVDVTGHLGGHNFQWAWASAQAAGAVV, from the coding sequence ATGGAAGAACGCCACAGCCCCGACGTACTGGTACTGGGGGGCGGTGCCGCCGGACTGATGTGTGCAGCGGTCGCTGGCGCACGCGGACGGCGGGTGACGGTGCTCGAAGCAAGCAATCGCTGTGGCAAAAAGATTCTCATGTCCGGCGGCGGCCGCTGCAACTTCACCAATATGCACAGCACGCCCGCGAACTTCGTTTCCGCCAACCCGCATTTCTGCAAGTCGGCACTGGCCCGGTATACGCCGGCCGATTTCATCGCCAAGGTGGAGGCGCGCGGAATCGCCTACCACGAAAAAGAGCGCGGCCAGCTGTTCTGCGACGAGTCTTCCAAGCACATCGTGGCCATGCTGCTGGATGACTGTGCGGCCGCTGGGGTCGACGTCCGCCTGCGATGCCCGGTGTATTCCGTAGTCCGTGACGATGAGGGGCGTTTCGAGGTTCGTGCTGAGGGCTTTCGCGCCCGCGCCGATGCGGTGGTCGTGGCCACGGGCGGGCTGTCCATTCCGAAGATGGGCGCCAGCGGCATCGGCTTCGATATCGCACGCGCATTCGGGCTGGCGGTACACACGCCGCGGCCCGGCCTAGTGCCCTTCGTTCTGTCAGGTGAGGCCCGGCAGCGCTTCGGCACGTTGTCGGGCATCGGTCTCGATGTCGAAGCCACCTGCGGCAATACCGTCTTCGACGCCGGACTGCTGTTCACCCACCGCGGACTTAGTGGACCGGCCATGCTGCAGATCTCCTCCTACTGGCAGCCTGGCGATACCGTGCAGGTGGATTTCTACAACGGCGAGGCAGCAGAATCCTGGCTTCGCGAACGCCGGGCAGCGCGGCCGAACGCGCGTCTGGCCAGTGTGCTGGCCGAACGCCTGCCGCGTCGGCTGGCGAGCTGTCTGTGCGAGGGGCCGGCCGACCAAGCCCTGGGCAATCCCCGGCTGAAACAGATCGACGAAGCCCGGCTGGCCGCGGTGGCTGCGCGATTGTCTGCCTGGCCGTTCCAGCCCGAGACGACCGAAGGCTATCGCACCGCCGAAGTCACGCTGGGTGGTGTCGACACCGAGGTGCTGTCGTCATCGACGCTGGCGGCCCGCGAGGTGCCGGGGTTGTACTTCATCGGTGAAGTCGTTGACGTCACCGGCCATCTGGGCGGTCACAACTTCCAGTGGGCCTGGGCCTCGGCACAAGCGGCCGGTGCCGTCGTATAG
- a CDS encoding lytic murein transglycosylase, which produces MQLSARLSMLSFVSLTLAACASQPVESAPAASPSAQRPATAADSSPGSSASPPAAEPETTPAPTARDAAGFEAWVTDFRRRAAARGVASDTLSVAFDDAEFQPRIIELDNRQPEFTRAIWEYLDSAVSDTRVRTGRDKLATHAETARTVTARYGVPGPVIGAIWGVESNYGSNFGNYETVDALATLGYDGRRETFAEQQLYAALEILASGDIDRDRMRGSWAGAMGHTQFIPTSFLAYAVDADGDGRRDIWGSIPDVMASTANYLEHSGWKRGQPWGREVVLPADFDYGSADPDIRRSTAEWRASGVRPVDERGLPAFDSAAVIAPAGAHGPAFMVGPNFRAILRYNNATSYALAVGLLSDRLAGEPGVQGQWPRTLASLSRSDLKAMQRGLNRLGYDTGTPDGIMGPNTRAGLRAFQRAQGLTPDGYPTFELLRRIEDAGS; this is translated from the coding sequence ATGCAGTTATCGGCCCGCTTGTCCATGCTGTCCTTCGTATCGCTCACGCTCGCCGCCTGCGCGTCGCAGCCGGTCGAGAGTGCGCCCGCGGCCTCGCCGTCGGCCCAGCGACCGGCCACTGCGGCCGATTCGAGCCCCGGGTCCTCGGCGTCGCCACCTGCGGCCGAGCCCGAAACGACGCCAGCGCCCACGGCGCGCGATGCAGCCGGCTTTGAAGCCTGGGTCACCGACTTCCGGCGCCGGGCCGCGGCACGCGGCGTGGCCTCGGACACCCTGTCGGTCGCCTTCGACGACGCCGAGTTCCAGCCGCGCATCATCGAGCTCGATAACCGGCAGCCGGAGTTCACCCGGGCGATCTGGGAGTATCTGGACAGCGCGGTGTCGGACACGCGTGTCCGGACCGGCCGCGATAAATTGGCCACCCATGCCGAAACCGCCCGCACGGTGACTGCCCGCTACGGCGTGCCGGGTCCCGTGATCGGTGCAATCTGGGGCGTGGAAAGCAACTACGGCAGCAATTTCGGCAATTACGAAACCGTGGACGCGCTGGCCACGCTGGGCTACGACGGGCGGCGCGAAACTTTCGCCGAGCAGCAGCTGTATGCTGCGCTTGAGATTCTGGCCAGTGGTGATATCGACCGGGACCGCATGCGAGGCTCCTGGGCGGGGGCGATGGGTCATACCCAGTTCATCCCGACCAGTTTTCTGGCCTACGCCGTGGACGCCGACGGCGATGGCCGGCGGGATATCTGGGGCAGCATTCCCGACGTGATGGCCTCGACCGCGAACTATCTGGAACACAGCGGCTGGAAGCGCGGCCAGCCGTGGGGGCGAGAAGTGGTGTTACCGGCCGACTTCGACTACGGCAGCGCCGACCCGGACATCCGTCGTTCCACAGCCGAGTGGCGGGCAAGTGGTGTTCGCCCGGTCGACGAGCGAGGGCTCCCGGCGTTCGATTCAGCGGCGGTGATCGCCCCGGCCGGCGCTCACGGTCCGGCGTTCATGGTGGGGCCGAATTTCCGTGCGATCCTGCGCTACAACAACGCGACCAGTTATGCGCTGGCGGTCGGCCTGCTTTCCGATCGTCTGGCCGGCGAGCCGGGCGTACAGGGGCAGTGGCCTCGGACACTGGCCAGCCTGTCGCGTTCGGATCTCAAAGCCATGCAGCGTGGCCTCAACCGCCTGGGCTACGATACGGGTACACCGGACGGCATCATGGGCCCGAATACCCGGGCCGGTCTGCGGGCGTTCCAGCGCGCTCAGGGCCTCACCCCGGACGGCTATCCAACGTTCGAACTGCTGCGCCGAATCGAAGACGCTGGCAGCTGA
- the gltS gene encoding sodium/glutamate symporter has translation MEFNAIFTLLVAVAVLVIGQLAVRRIGLLREFNIPVPVVGGLIATIVITALRPMGFNVSFFDGLQEPFMLLFFGSIGLGADFRMIAAGGRKLILFFVLVAVLLVLQDALGVGIAAAFGLDPLLGLLGGSITMSGGHGTGAAWAKVFGDQHGIEGAFELAMACATFGLVFGSLVGGPAAHFLIRRMKKNGVAVHTSEPETEAEAIAAGGGDGQTQGVATANVLPALLVLLIGIAAGYGLRDLTYGTAFYLPTFVWVLFTTIVLGNLGRMTGIYRPHGESVSEIGYLSLSVFLALALMSLKLWELAGLALPILAILVAQLVLVFVYTTQITFRAMGGNYDAAVLVAGNCGFGMGATPTAIANMQAVTDRHGPSRLAFIIVPVVGGFLIDIANAFIIKGFIAFL, from the coding sequence ATGGAATTCAACGCGATATTCACGCTCCTCGTAGCGGTGGCCGTACTCGTGATCGGCCAGCTCGCCGTCCGGCGAATCGGGCTGCTCCGCGAATTCAATATCCCGGTGCCGGTGGTCGGCGGGCTCATCGCGACGATCGTGATTACCGCACTGCGCCCGATGGGGTTCAACGTCAGCTTCTTCGACGGCCTGCAGGAGCCGTTCATGCTGCTTTTCTTCGGCAGCATCGGCCTCGGTGCGGATTTCCGCATGATCGCGGCCGGCGGCCGCAAGCTGATCCTGTTTTTCGTACTCGTGGCCGTGCTGCTCGTACTGCAGGATGCGCTGGGCGTAGGCATCGCCGCTGCCTTCGGACTGGACCCGTTGCTGGGCCTGCTCGGTGGTTCGATCACCATGTCGGGCGGCCATGGTACCGGGGCCGCCTGGGCCAAGGTCTTTGGCGACCAGCACGGCATCGAGGGCGCGTTCGAACTGGCCATGGCCTGTGCCACTTTCGGCCTGGTGTTCGGCTCGCTGGTCGGCGGGCCAGCCGCACATTTCCTGATCCGCCGAATGAAGAAAAACGGCGTGGCCGTCCATACCAGCGAACCCGAGACCGAGGCCGAAGCCATCGCTGCCGGCGGCGGCGACGGACAGACCCAGGGCGTGGCCACGGCCAACGTACTGCCCGCGCTGCTGGTATTGCTGATCGGTATCGCGGCCGGGTACGGGCTGCGCGATCTGACCTACGGCACAGCGTTTTATCTACCCACCTTCGTCTGGGTACTGTTCACCACGATCGTGCTCGGCAACCTCGGACGCATGACCGGCATCTACCGTCCGCACGGCGAGAGCGTCTCCGAGATCGGTTACCTGTCGCTGTCGGTGTTTCTCGCCCTGGCGCTGATGTCGCTCAAGCTCTGGGAGCTGGCTGGACTGGCGTTGCCGATTCTGGCGATCCTGGTCGCACAGCTGGTGCTGGTGTTCGTCTACACCACCCAGATCACGTTTCGTGCGATGGGCGGCAACTACGATGCTGCCGTGCTGGTGGCCGGCAACTGCGGCTTCGGCATGGGCGCGACGCCGACCGCAATTGCCAACATGCAGGCGGTCACCGACCGGCACGGTCCGTCGCGGCTGGCGTTCATCATCGTGCCGGTGGTGGGCGGTTTTCTCATCGATATTGCCAACGCGTTCATCATCAAGGGCTTCATCGCTTTCCTCTGA